Genomic DNA from Candidatus Peregrinibacteria bacterium:
CCAAAGTATCAGAAGAAAAAATCTATGCAGTACAAGAAAAACTCAACGACAGACCAAGAAAATCACTTCGATATCGTACTCCAAATGAAGTCATTTCTGATCTCCTCTAGGGGTGGTGCTTATAATCCTTGAATTTTCCAATTTGATTTTTCTCTTGAATTTTCGTGACCAATTTTGTATGATGGTTGTGCCTAGATTAGTACACAGGAATTTCCCTGTTGGATTAGGTCTCAGCAACTAAGGTCACTTCCTAATGGAAGTGCCTTTTTTGTATTTTGATTTCTGAATGTATCCTAAAAATTGCCCTGGTGATATGGGGAGGGTACTGGAGTACTAATCTAGGATTGAGACCTATTTTAGCGGGTTCGATTCCCGTCCTCTCCACCAGGGCGTTTCACGCGACCGACCTTCGCTCGGCGAAGTCTTTTGGACTTCGCCGAAAAGCGAGATCAATGAAACGGCGGTGAAAAACACTTCGCCGAGCATCAGGTTGAACTAGCGAAAGACGTTTTTTTCCTTAATTGGATCCCGTTTTTATTTTTTCACCTGCCTTATCGGCGATTGATTGTTCAAGATTAAATGCACCTCTGTATCCGCGTTCAATTAATGAGCCCTCAATTTTTTTATCAAATCCGGTGATAATAGCCATTCCAGTGAGAATAAGCAGAATTGCTAAAATTCTTTTGAACCAACCTTTCGGATTGGATGTTCCTCTAAATTTTGAAGCTATTTTTCTCCCCCCATACCCAATTGCGAGAAGTGGTATGCTCATTCCAATTGTGTAAATAAAAAGATTCACGAGAGCAAGGCTAAAACTTTTTGGCAAAACAATGGCGAGTATGAGGACATACGTAGGAGAGCAAGTGGTAAATACAGGACCGAGTGATGCCCCGAGGAGGATCGCTCCTGTATTTCCAGATGCCCTCCTGCTTTTCTCTAAACCTGTTTCACTTTTATGAAGTTTGCATATTTGAGCAATTTTCACCCATTGATCAGGAAATAGCATTATGAAACCAAAAACTGTAACCAGACCTCCTGAAATGAGTTTCCAAAACTCTTGAGGTATTCCAATGAGAGCGGTTGTAGCTTTGAGAAGCAAAGTAAATACTATTACTGAAATCCCCAAAGATCCCACAATAATGAGTGGGCGCAGCGGTTTTTTTTCACCTACGCTGCCCCCAATAATAACTGGTAATAACGAGAGAACGCAGGGTGCTAAGACTGTTAGCACCCCCGCCAGAAATGATGGTATAAATAATTCCATTTTTTAGACTGTTTGCGATATAGCTTTTTGAAGTTCTGCCATTGAAGGAGCTGCAAGCGTTTGCGTTACTTTGCCATTTTTATCTATTACTACTATCGTTGCTTGCATTACGATACCATAATCCTTTTTTAGGTTGGTTTCTGTATCGTAATCAGCTTTGAGTATTGTTGTTCCCTTTGGGAAATTTGCAAGATCTTTGTTAATTTCTTTTGTTAATTGAGCGCAGGTAGAACACCAGCTCGCGTGAAAAAAGATGGCAAGAGGTTTTTTGCCGAGAAGTTCCGAATAGCGTTCCTGAGTAAAATTTGCGAATATCGGAGTTTGGTCATTTTCAGCCACAATTTTTTTCACTTCTTTTGTTGGCTCTTGCGCAGTTTTTGAGATTTGTGCTTGATTTACAGTTTTTTGTTTTTCAGATATTGCGTCTTGCTTTTTCTCGATTGTATTCGAGCAACCTGTCAGTGCAATGGTAAGGAGAGTAAAAAGTAATATTTTTTTGATCATAGGAAAATGATGTGAATAAATTAAAAAATAAAGTCATGAACGAACACTCATTTCGACATTTTGAAGCAGCATTTTCCTGCTGATTCCCCTGAACCACACGGACATGGTTCATTCGCCATGCAACATGATCCGGCCTTTTTGCCGCTTCCGCAACTGCAAGGCTGCTGAAATTCGTGCTCAGAACCTATTGAAGAATGAGAATCTTCCATAAAAAAATGGGTAAAGAAATAAAAGTGTTTTTACCTTAACAAGCAAATGTATATTTCCTAAACAAAATCTGTGTGCGCTGTGACTTGTATCACCATATTTAGAATTTTTCCTTCATTGAAGACCTCATCAAAGAAGTTAATGAAAATAAGTACCCTTCTCTCGACCCACAGAGTAGGATTCATTCTGCAATCTTTTATAAAAAAATGAAAAAACTCTTTATTGTACTGCTTACGCTGCTCGCTCTTTCTGGGTGTCAGAAAAATACAAATCGTTGGAATATCATTTACTATCCAGAAGGATTTGTAACGTATGGAGAACAAAAATGTGAATTTACCGAGGCATTTCCCACCAAGGAAAATTGTCAGGAATATGGCAGAGAAAAGGTAAAAATCAATGGGAAAGCTGAGTATCTCTGCGGAATCGATGTTACCTACAATAAAGCGTGTGAATGGGGTGCTGCCTCTGAACTCGCTCTTGATGAAAATGCTCCTGAAGAATGGGGAAAACAGAAAGAGCGGGAAAGCAAGTTCGAAACGGGGTTTGAAATCTT
This window encodes:
- a CDS encoding IS30 family transposase, translated to KVSEEKIYAVQEKLNDRPRKSLRYRTPNEVISDLL
- a CDS encoding sulfite exporter TauE/SafE family protein translates to MELFIPSFLAGVLTVLAPCVLSLLPVIIGGSVGEKKPLRPLIIVGSLGISVIVFTLLLKATTALIGIPQEFWKLISGGLVTVFGFIMLFPDQWVKIAQICKLHKSETGLEKSRRASGNTGAILLGASLGPVFTTCSPTYVLILAIVLPKSFSLALVNLFIYTIGMSIPLLAIGYGGRKIASKFRGTSNPKGWFKRILAILLILTGMAIITGFDKKIEGSLIERGYRGAFNLEQSIADKAGEKIKTGSN
- a CDS encoding thioredoxin family protein, translated to MIKKILLFTLLTIALTGCSNTIEKKQDAISEKQKTVNQAQISKTAQEPTKEVKKIVAENDQTPIFANFTQERYSELLGKKPLAIFFHASWCSTCAQLTKEINKDLANFPKGTTILKADYDTETNLKKDYGIVMQATIVVIDKNGKVTQTLAAPSMAELQKAISQTV
- a CDS encoding SEC-C domain-containing protein yields the protein MEDSHSSIGSEHEFQQPCSCGSGKKAGSCCMANEPCPCGSGESAGKCCFKMSK
- a CDS encoding membrane lipoprotein lipid attachment site-containing protein, which gives rise to MKKLFIVLLTLLALSGCQKNTNRWNIIYYPEGFVTYGEQKCEFTEAFPTKENCQEYGREKVKINGKAEYLCGIDVTYNKACEWGAASELALDENAPEEWGKQKERESKFETGFEIFL